AGCGGCGACTTGAGACGTGGCACCGTTTAAGCAGACGACTATCCCAGCCTAAGATACAGCTCACACGGGACAGCCAGGCCCGAATACGCCAAGCTAGTCGTGCACTTCATGGCCAGGATTACTGCCTAACAGCATTCGTAGGACACATCCGAAGGAGCCGTGACACCGTTTACAAGTAGATCGGGGACTACAGCGGCTTTGCTGACGCAGCATCTCGCGCTAAGCCCATTCGCGTCACGGCGCAGGAGACCAAGCTGCTTCGGGCGCGCAAGGGCGCCGAGACGTCGGCCGCGGTGTTCGCCTTGAAGAACGCGAAGCCGGAAGAGTGGCGTGACGTGGGCTCGGTCAGGCGGCCCACACGCGGAAGGTCGAGCAACTCACCGATGCCCAGCTCTATGCCATCGCGGCCTAGACATCGCGGGGAAACGGCACGAGGGCAAATTGCTCAGCTCCTACACCGACGGACGTCAACCTGTTGCATCCAGCTAATTCGCCCCAGGCGCAGCCTCTGGCCCTGATCGAGGGGTGATGCCCAACGTGATGCTTCGTTGCGCATGCCACCTGGGCGAGGAGCGGGGTATGCCTCTGGCCGGGCGGGTGGAAGAGGGAAAATTTCCGCCGGGAGGCATGCTCGTTGCCCACTCAGCCCTCTAAATGCCCCGGCCTGTTCGACAAAGCATGCCTAACCGCGCCTTCATCTTACGTCCATCAGGCCAATCCTAAACCTGCGACCAATAACGGTATGCAGGTGAGGAAGATGTCCTTTGACCCGATGGCCGCCGCGGTTGATTGGCTCGATGCCTACCACGCCGGCGAATCGATGCGATTGTACGCCGATGACGCTGTGATTCATTGCGCCTGCGAAGGCATGAAAACGATCACTGGGAAAGAAGGCATGCGAGCTTGGGTCCAGCGTATTCGGGAATACCCGCGTCCGATTTGGACTACCTCCATCCGTCAGATCGTGGAGCAATGATCTCGTATATTGCGCGCGGCCGCGTAGTTGCTGCGGTCTTGACGTTCAACGCCTCCCGGGAGATCAAGACGCTTAGCTGCGGCATGACCAATTGAATGAGAAGCCGCTGGCTCCCCGGAAAAGCATGCTTAGATTGCACAGCCCTACCGGTTGGCTCAAAGCCCTGCATTTTACTTACACCAGATGGAAACGCTCGATTGCTAAAGGCCACAACTTTTGCCGAAAAGCATGCTTTGACTTAGCGATGACGTAGTCGCGTGATCATTGCAGACCGATCATCGGATGTATTTAGCGAATGAGGACCTTTTTCAGCCAGGCAAACCACTAAGGAAACGGGATGCCCTATTTTCCAATTCGCTCGATCCAATTCTCTCCACAATTTGTGCAGTGAAACAAGCGCACAGTCTTGCCGGTTTCGGCATTTTGGGTTGAAGCGATGAGCTCGGGAGACGCACCGCATACGGGACATCGTGCAGGATGGTCCTGCGTCTGCTGAGTGGGGAACCGTCTTTTGTCAGGTTCAGCCATTCACCCCAACCCTCCGAGCGCACAAGTCCGAACTCGCAACTTTGGTTCCACTTCGAGATCTCAGCTATCAAGTTTCGATTCATTTTGAATTTGAAAGCCGCATGCTAGGGCGGGGACTCCTCAATCTGCTTGTACTTAGACTCGAAGGGCGGTTCATATGGACCGAGTGCTGTCGTTCGCAATGTGATGCTGGGCGTCTAGCGGAAATGCTCTACTTATTTCCGCTTTTTCCCGATTTCTCTAGAGAGTAACTTGGGCCCAGTTCTTCATCCCAATTACGGAGCTGGGGACTCCCTTTCTTCACATGTCGCAAATGCCACACTTCTTCTTCGACATTCACGACGATTCTGGCCGCTCCATCGACAATGAGGGCTGCGATCTGCCGGACATGAGCGCCGCCAAGCAATGGGCGCTGGAATGTCTCGGCGAATCCATCCTTGACGGTGCGTCTCGCCACCTTACCGGACGGTTCGAGGTCATTGTTAGAAGCGATACAGGTTTGGTTCTGCGGGTGTCGGCCTCAGTCGAAGTGGGCGAGGATAAGAACGGTCTTTCGACCTGACGATTGGGAATTCGATCTTGCAAGCGCTGATGGTGCCTTGCAATGGCCTGCTGTCGCTGAGCCCCCGGGACCTTTCCCGCAACACAGTGGATGGTGCTGCCGACCCCCCGCTTCCATAGGGGCGCGGAGACCGACGTCTGCGTACCTCTCAACGGTGCTGGATGCGGTGAATATCGGTTTCCGTGTCGATCATCCTGGAGGATTCAGTTCCTGCGGTGCCGGGCACGATGCCATGATGACCATGTATCGGCTGCGCTTCACCGGCTGTCGCCGCGAACAGAGAGGTCGAGCGGAGAACCGCGAGAGCACGTAAGCCGACACTGCGTTCCACTTGGACGAATGGCGAATTCTCCGGCATCGCGGCCGCCGGAGTAAGGCCACCCGCGTCAAGTAAGGGGGCCGCAATCCCGCATTCGATTTTGAGGCTTAAGGAAACCGCCAAAAGCTCATGAGCCGCTTCCAGAGCGGCTGGGATGGAGGATCGTCTTGGCCCTCAGGAGCCGTCGAGGGAGCGCCGCCGTCCAATTCGGTAAGCCGCTCTAGCAACCCTTGCAGTCGCGATGACAGCGGCGCGCCATGGTCCGCGAGGCCGCCACGAAGTTGCTCACCAATCTCGTCGCAAATCGCTTGGCGATGCTCCGGCTCTAAACCGGGCGATGGACCATGGTCGCGGGTTGGAGTGTGGTCCACCATGGCTGGCACCAAAGGCCACAGCCTCCTTGCGTGCACGCTCCCCTGCCGCCGTCACAACAACGCGCGTCGAACTTACCCCGATCCGGCGGAACCTAAGTCTTTTATTCACAGGTCG
The DNA window shown above is from Bradyrhizobium sp. CB1650 and carries:
- a CDS encoding nuclear transport factor 2 family protein — encoded protein: MPTQPSKCPGLFDKACLTAPSSYVHQANPKPATNNGMQVRKMSFDPMAAAVDWLDAYHAGESMRLYADDAVIHCACEGMKTITGKEGMRAWVQRIREYPRPIWTTSIRQIVEQ